A DNA window from Tachysurus fulvidraco isolate hzauxx_2018 chromosome 4, HZAU_PFXX_2.0, whole genome shotgun sequence contains the following coding sequences:
- the tnfaip2b gene encoding tumor necrosis factor alpha-induced protein 2 isoform X1: protein MSYKCKSPVPITKITLLKLCAVMASNAVCRRLQNCFRYLNGAEQDETMTVGSSSPIVRRVSPSKSRFSKLKARLFNFKRNNHAQEDNMAVEHLLTFQQNLEQHHFAVAANQLICREESLFALNKKQEGMNTSQSMLEEDDETKLNKDFEELFKKVMSTIKNSFDVETNEDIEFLKEAVLAIYQDEEQDRIWEGVAKNERPPWRPRCCRLAHDHLLQKMVTQRMEEAKLDSNVNIKSSVQLEITAKAKQLKEDLLKIASNVRICYPKDNIFQLYAKIYHKVFSDKLREIADYGLADDDCIHVLQWVNNLYPEILRKRELSELIEYENLEPLLPDDILEQLEEQFLITKENELQTWCQTALNREKSTNPELVDNCYVSHLATDLIQCVHALLNTSKVLLGSWSKIQKLTHQFKQFLINYQIFLEKVIDDNQVNADAVLKANLLCITKLRNYIMMNPDPFPQHIRNDCIDLLTRTRDTCHSYFIKPIHKDLKGTYSKVGTHEWIKHNEHVCCELLEGVDRHIQEFRNLHETGLKELVSKLHEEVLAEYVRKMMKKKIKFKDEKKQQQAAEALCRNSQKIHNLFTEAGSNMKDLEDILPKLAELLTLNDPQCIELQLVTLANFYPDLSEAHVSAWLHLKANLSTSNLKRIKKTFSMYHVQTAESTVDGQNPYHSCRNFFSKVLIK, encoded by the exons ATGTCGTACAAATGCAAGTCCCCTGTTCCAATAACAAAAATTACATTACTGAAGCTCTGTGCTGTTATGGCATCCAATGCAGTCTGCCGGAGGTTACAGAACTGTTTTCGTTATCTAAATGGAGCTGAGCAGGACG AAACGATGACTGTTGGATCATCATCCCCCATAGTCAGAAGGGTATCACCTTCTAAAAGTAGATTTTCCAAATTGAAAGCAAGACTGTtcaattttaaaagaaataaccaTGCTCAGGAAGACAACATGGCAGTAG AGCACCTGTTGACTTTTCAGCAGAACCTAGAACAGCATCACTTTGCAGTGGCAGCGAATCAGCTGATATGTCGAGAAGAGAGTTTGTTTGCACTAAACAAGAAACAAGAAGGGATGAACACAAGCCAGAGCATGTTGGAAGAAGATGATGAGACAAAACTGAATAAAGACTTTGAAGAACTTTTTAAGAAAGTTATGTCAACAATTAAGAACTCTTTTGATGTGGAAACTAATGAGGACATAGAATTTCTTAAAGAGGCAGTCCTAGCCATATACCAAGATGAGGAACAGGATAGGATATGGGAAGGGGTTGCGAAAAATGAACGTCCTCCATGGAGGCCCAGGTGTTGCAGACTGGCGCATGACCACCTGCTTCAGAAAATGGTTACACAGCGGATGGAGGAGGCAAAGTTAGATTCAAATGTGAACATTAAGTCTTCAGTTCAATTAGAGATCACAGCCAAGGCTAAACAACTAAAAGAAGACCTGCTAAAAATTGCAAGCAATGTTAGAATCTGTTACCCAAAAGATAACATATTCCAACTATATGCCAAAATATACCATAAGGTATTTAGTGACAAGCTCAGAGAAATTGCTGACTATGGACTCGCTGATGATGACTGCATACATGTACTTCAGTGGGTGAACAATCTTTACCCTGA GATTCTGAGGAAAAGAGAGCTCTCTGAGCTGATTGAATATGAAAATCTTGAGCCATTGCTCCCTGACGATATCCTTGAGCAGTTGGAAGAGCAGTTTTTGATCACTAAAGAG AATGAGCTGCAGACTTGGTGTCAGACAGCCTTGAATAGAGAGAAGAGCACTAATCCTGAACTGGTAGATAACTGCTACGTAAGCCATCTTGCCACTGATTTGATTCAG TGTGTCCACGCTCTTCTAAACACTTCAAAGGTTTTGCTGGGCTCTTGGTCAAAAATTCAGAAACTCACACACCAGTTTAAACAGTTTCTTATTAA CTACCAGATTTTCCTTGAGAAAGTGATTGATGATAATCAGGTGAATGCTGATGCTGTATTGAAGGCCAACCTGCTGTGTATCACAAAACTCAG GAATTACATAATGATGAATCCAGATCCCTTCCCTCAACACATCAGAAATGACTGTATAGATCTGCTGACAAGGACAAGAGACACATGCCACAGTTATTTCATCAAACCTATCCACAAAGATCTCAAG GGGACTTACTCCAAAGTGGGTACCCATGAATGGATTAAACACAATGAACATGTGTGTTGTGAATTACTTGAAGGGGTGGACAGACACATTCAGGAATTCAGAAATCTACATGAAACAGGCCTTAAG GAGTTGGTAAGCAAGCTTCATGAAGAGGTTTTGGCTGAGTATGTaagaaaaatgatgaaaaagaaGATCAAATTTAAAGATGAGAAGAAACAACAGCAGGCAGCTGAAGCATTATGCAGAAACAGCCAGAAAATACATAATCTGTTTACTGAGGct GGATCAAACATGAAGGACCTAGAAGACATCCTACCCAAATTAGCTGAACTGCTTACACTGAATGATCCACAGTGCATTGAACTTCAGCTGGTCACGCTCGCAAATTTTTACCCAGACCTCAG tGAAGCCCATGTATCTGCTTGGCTACACCTCAAGGCAAACCTCTCTACCTCAAACCTTAAAAGAATTAAGAAGACCTTCTCTATGTATCATGTTCAAACAGCAGAAAGTACAGTAGATGGCCAGAATCCCTATCATTCATGCAGGAATTTCTTCTCCAAAGTTCTTATTAAGTGA
- the tnfaip2b gene encoding tumor necrosis factor alpha-induced protein 2 isoform X2, with protein MKAETMTVGSSSPIVRRVSPSKSRFSKLKARLFNFKRNNHAQEDNMAVEHLLTFQQNLEQHHFAVAANQLICREESLFALNKKQEGMNTSQSMLEEDDETKLNKDFEELFKKVMSTIKNSFDVETNEDIEFLKEAVLAIYQDEEQDRIWEGVAKNERPPWRPRCCRLAHDHLLQKMVTQRMEEAKLDSNVNIKSSVQLEITAKAKQLKEDLLKIASNVRICYPKDNIFQLYAKIYHKVFSDKLREIADYGLADDDCIHVLQWVNNLYPEILRKRELSELIEYENLEPLLPDDILEQLEEQFLITKENELQTWCQTALNREKSTNPELVDNCYVSHLATDLIQCVHALLNTSKVLLGSWSKIQKLTHQFKQFLINYQIFLEKVIDDNQVNADAVLKANLLCITKLRNYIMMNPDPFPQHIRNDCIDLLTRTRDTCHSYFIKPIHKDLKGTYSKVGTHEWIKHNEHVCCELLEGVDRHIQEFRNLHETGLKELVSKLHEEVLAEYVRKMMKKKIKFKDEKKQQQAAEALCRNSQKIHNLFTEAGSNMKDLEDILPKLAELLTLNDPQCIELQLVTLANFYPDLSEAHVSAWLHLKANLSTSNLKRIKKTFSMYHVQTAESTVDGQNPYHSCRNFFSKVLIK; from the exons ATGAAAGCTG AAACGATGACTGTTGGATCATCATCCCCCATAGTCAGAAGGGTATCACCTTCTAAAAGTAGATTTTCCAAATTGAAAGCAAGACTGTtcaattttaaaagaaataaccaTGCTCAGGAAGACAACATGGCAGTAG AGCACCTGTTGACTTTTCAGCAGAACCTAGAACAGCATCACTTTGCAGTGGCAGCGAATCAGCTGATATGTCGAGAAGAGAGTTTGTTTGCACTAAACAAGAAACAAGAAGGGATGAACACAAGCCAGAGCATGTTGGAAGAAGATGATGAGACAAAACTGAATAAAGACTTTGAAGAACTTTTTAAGAAAGTTATGTCAACAATTAAGAACTCTTTTGATGTGGAAACTAATGAGGACATAGAATTTCTTAAAGAGGCAGTCCTAGCCATATACCAAGATGAGGAACAGGATAGGATATGGGAAGGGGTTGCGAAAAATGAACGTCCTCCATGGAGGCCCAGGTGTTGCAGACTGGCGCATGACCACCTGCTTCAGAAAATGGTTACACAGCGGATGGAGGAGGCAAAGTTAGATTCAAATGTGAACATTAAGTCTTCAGTTCAATTAGAGATCACAGCCAAGGCTAAACAACTAAAAGAAGACCTGCTAAAAATTGCAAGCAATGTTAGAATCTGTTACCCAAAAGATAACATATTCCAACTATATGCCAAAATATACCATAAGGTATTTAGTGACAAGCTCAGAGAAATTGCTGACTATGGACTCGCTGATGATGACTGCATACATGTACTTCAGTGGGTGAACAATCTTTACCCTGA GATTCTGAGGAAAAGAGAGCTCTCTGAGCTGATTGAATATGAAAATCTTGAGCCATTGCTCCCTGACGATATCCTTGAGCAGTTGGAAGAGCAGTTTTTGATCACTAAAGAG AATGAGCTGCAGACTTGGTGTCAGACAGCCTTGAATAGAGAGAAGAGCACTAATCCTGAACTGGTAGATAACTGCTACGTAAGCCATCTTGCCACTGATTTGATTCAG TGTGTCCACGCTCTTCTAAACACTTCAAAGGTTTTGCTGGGCTCTTGGTCAAAAATTCAGAAACTCACACACCAGTTTAAACAGTTTCTTATTAA CTACCAGATTTTCCTTGAGAAAGTGATTGATGATAATCAGGTGAATGCTGATGCTGTATTGAAGGCCAACCTGCTGTGTATCACAAAACTCAG GAATTACATAATGATGAATCCAGATCCCTTCCCTCAACACATCAGAAATGACTGTATAGATCTGCTGACAAGGACAAGAGACACATGCCACAGTTATTTCATCAAACCTATCCACAAAGATCTCAAG GGGACTTACTCCAAAGTGGGTACCCATGAATGGATTAAACACAATGAACATGTGTGTTGTGAATTACTTGAAGGGGTGGACAGACACATTCAGGAATTCAGAAATCTACATGAAACAGGCCTTAAG GAGTTGGTAAGCAAGCTTCATGAAGAGGTTTTGGCTGAGTATGTaagaaaaatgatgaaaaagaaGATCAAATTTAAAGATGAGAAGAAACAACAGCAGGCAGCTGAAGCATTATGCAGAAACAGCCAGAAAATACATAATCTGTTTACTGAGGct GGATCAAACATGAAGGACCTAGAAGACATCCTACCCAAATTAGCTGAACTGCTTACACTGAATGATCCACAGTGCATTGAACTTCAGCTGGTCACGCTCGCAAATTTTTACCCAGACCTCAG tGAAGCCCATGTATCTGCTTGGCTACACCTCAAGGCAAACCTCTCTACCTCAAACCTTAAAAGAATTAAGAAGACCTTCTCTATGTATCATGTTCAAACAGCAGAAAGTACAGTAGATGGCCAGAATCCCTATCATTCATGCAGGAATTTCTTCTCCAAAGTTCTTATTAAGTGA
- the exoc3l4 gene encoding exocyst complex component 3-like protein 4 isoform X2, translating into MKSFKKTLQQVGGISPLKNKEPNTKLENTNNGNELGNSSEDPVQSPTSPKEEFTKQESGRWRLRFGSKKENPCKQEQLEVCQGVVMMSELTEETAEAWKVYKLPEIPLVPLSVMQISNLIKKNILEEAYLNILSMREEFQRELEALGEKSLPTELLNKKKDLSLLNNNLKDKLCEIVQQSSAEPPCHKELLVQVAVIIEEEENRKVAGQNEDWREVWRTAVEKGLKETLKKIHLDSHEQNVSWLAIHLGLVGKVIVEQLKKVKAELINSYPPSFNVFETYVSTINKIVREHLKWLQEKVTEAKDCYALLNFILNQYHSEKMMGNTSLQPELKEDLKTLKLEDDFLDKIKNAYCNYLQVDVRSSLDNIIKLEHDEMWKEKNKPQINEELYLSHIHMDILMNIKGPIQASSLLDMNLEHRVICCYLNELKEFPKRFESAFVQWNKTLLDPSLWTAYHITYINSFRDFKENIESYRQKCPSQVEQLSKEINGLVNRLMHALLEHFKTDTKPLLKMMMTRTWMSTEEDFKKLYKRIETLSQQCKHMCPQYVQNSVQNWLYPVGDHLQKIIGEKKSEIKNYLLPFLDEYPDFSQKHLLAVLYFRGIKRGRQRQVILQKFSDLQQRARNAGSTKHALFNEMEVAASPDCLVNMPFCSFF; encoded by the exons ATGAAGTCCTTCAAGAAAACTTTGCAACAAGTTGGAGGGATCAGTCCTCTGAAAAACAAAGAACCCAATACCAAATTAGAGAATACAAACAATGGAAATGAGCTGGGTAATTCCTCTGAAGATCCAGTACAATCTCCAACTTCACCAA AAGAAGAGTTTACTAAACAGGAATCTGGTAGATGGAGACTTCGCTTTGggagtaaaaaagaaaacccatGCAAACAGGAGCAGCTGGAGGTGTGCCAAGGGgttgtgatgatgtcagagCTTACAGAAGAAACAGCTGAAGCCTGGAAGGTATACAAGCTACCTGAGATCCCCCTAGTACCTTTGTCAG TAATGCAGATTAGcaatctcattaaaaaaaatatcctggAAGAGGCCTATCTCAATATACTCTCCATGCGGGAGGAGTTCCAACGTGAGCTGGAAGCATTGGGTGAAAAATCTTTACCGActgaacttttaaataaaaagaaagacttgAGTCTACTCAACAACAACTTGAAAGATAAACTTTGTGAAATTGTCCAGCAATCCTCTGCCGAGCCGCCTTGCCATAAAGAGCTGCTAGTGCAGGTGGCTGTCATTATCGAAGAGGAGGAAAACAGAAAAGTTGCAGGGCAGAATGAGGATTGGAGAGAGGTCTGGAGGACTGCAGTAGAGAAAGGTCTGAAAGAGACACTCAAGAAGATTCACCTGGACAGCCATGAGCAAAATGTTTCCTGGTTGGCAATACATTTAGGACTAGTGGGAAAAGTGATTGTTGAGCAGTTGAAGAAAGTAAAAGCAGAGCTTATAAACTCTTACCCACCAAGCTTTAATGTGTTTGAAACATACGTTTCAACCATTAATAAAATTGTTAGAGAACACCTGAAATGGCTTCAGGAAAAAGTGACAGAAGCGAAGGACTGCTACGCTCttctgaattttattttgaacCAGTACCACAG TGAAAAGATGATGGGAAACACTTCCTTGCAGCCAGAATTAAAGGAGGACCTGAAAACTCTCAAACTAGAGGATGATTTTCTAGATAAGATCAAGAATGCATATTGTAATTACTTACAG GTAGATGTGAGATCATCTCTGGACAACATAATTAAGCTAGAGCATGATGAGAtgtggaaggaaaaaaataaaccacagaTTAATGAGGAACTTTACCTCTCTCACATTCACATGGACATCTTGATG AATATTAAAGGACCAATCCAGGCATCAAGTTTGCTTGATATGAACTTGGAGCACAGAGTTATTTGCTGCTACCTTAATGAGCTCAAGGAATTTCCAAAAAG GTTTGAGTCAGCCTTTGTACAATGGAACAAAACTCTTCTGGATCCCTCTCTATGGACTGCATATCATATTACATACATCAACAGCTTCAGAGACTTCAA AGAGAACATTGAAAGCTACAGACAGAAGTGCCCAAGTCAGGTAGAACAACTAAGCAAGGAGATAAATGGGCTGGTTAACAGACTGATGCACGCTCTTCTAGAGCATTTCAAAACTGACACTAAG CCTCttctgaagatgatgatgacaagGACGTGGATGTCCACTGAAGAAGACTTTAAAAAATTGTACAAGAGAATTGAAACGCTGTCTCAACAATGCAAACACATGTGTCCCCAATATGTACAG AATTCTGTTCAAAACTGGCTCTATCCAGTAGGAGACCATCTGCAAAAGATCattggagagaaaaagagtgaaataAAGAATTACCTCCTGCCATTTCTTGATGAGTATCCGGATTTCAG CCAAAAGCATCTCTTGGCAGTACTGTATTTTCGTGGCATTAAACGGGGCAGGCAAAGACAGGTTATCCTGCAGAAGTTTTCTGACCTGCAGCAACGTGCCAGGAATGCTGGAAGTACAAAACATGCACTATTCAatgagatggaggtagcagcgAGCCCAGACTGCCTAGTCAATATgcctttctgttctttcttctAA
- the exoc3l4 gene encoding exocyst complex component 3-like protein 4 isoform X1 has product MKSFKKTLQQVGGISPLKNKEPNTKLENTNNGNELGNSSEDPVQSPTSPKEEFTKQESGRWRLRFGSKKENPCKQEQLEVCQGVVMMSELTEETAEAWKVYKLPEIPLVPLSVMQISNLIKKNILEEAYLNILSMREEFQRELEALGEKSLPTELLNKKKDLSLLNNNLKDKLCEIVQQSSAEPPCHKELLVQVAVIIEEEENRKVAGQNEDWREVWRTAVEKGLKETLKKIHLDSHEQNVSWLAIHLGLVGKVIVEQLKKVKAELINSYPPSFNVFETYVSTINKIVREHLKWLQEKVTEAKDCYALLNFILNQYHSEKMMGNTSLQPELKEDLKTLKLEDDFLDKIKNAYCNYLQVDVRSSLDNIIKLEHDEMWKEKNKPQINEELYLSHIHMDILMNIKGPIQASSLLDMNLEHRVICCYLNELKEFPKRFESAFVQWNKTLLDPSLWTAYHITYINSFRDFKENIESYRQKCPSQVEQLSKEINGLVNRLMHALLEHFKTDTKPLLKMMMTRTWMSTEEDFKKLYKRIETLSQQCKHMCPQYVQEFVSDVHYFVVKEYISQFMKYNYSCKNRKNEKAAATVGVQWGELCELFQEMNSVQNWLYPVGDHLQKIIGEKKSEIKNYLLPFLDEYPDFSQKHLLAVLYFRGIKRGRQRQVILQKFSDLQQRARNAGSTKHALFNEMEVAASPDCLVNMPFCSFF; this is encoded by the exons ATGAAGTCCTTCAAGAAAACTTTGCAACAAGTTGGAGGGATCAGTCCTCTGAAAAACAAAGAACCCAATACCAAATTAGAGAATACAAACAATGGAAATGAGCTGGGTAATTCCTCTGAAGATCCAGTACAATCTCCAACTTCACCAA AAGAAGAGTTTACTAAACAGGAATCTGGTAGATGGAGACTTCGCTTTGggagtaaaaaagaaaacccatGCAAACAGGAGCAGCTGGAGGTGTGCCAAGGGgttgtgatgatgtcagagCTTACAGAAGAAACAGCTGAAGCCTGGAAGGTATACAAGCTACCTGAGATCCCCCTAGTACCTTTGTCAG TAATGCAGATTAGcaatctcattaaaaaaaatatcctggAAGAGGCCTATCTCAATATACTCTCCATGCGGGAGGAGTTCCAACGTGAGCTGGAAGCATTGGGTGAAAAATCTTTACCGActgaacttttaaataaaaagaaagacttgAGTCTACTCAACAACAACTTGAAAGATAAACTTTGTGAAATTGTCCAGCAATCCTCTGCCGAGCCGCCTTGCCATAAAGAGCTGCTAGTGCAGGTGGCTGTCATTATCGAAGAGGAGGAAAACAGAAAAGTTGCAGGGCAGAATGAGGATTGGAGAGAGGTCTGGAGGACTGCAGTAGAGAAAGGTCTGAAAGAGACACTCAAGAAGATTCACCTGGACAGCCATGAGCAAAATGTTTCCTGGTTGGCAATACATTTAGGACTAGTGGGAAAAGTGATTGTTGAGCAGTTGAAGAAAGTAAAAGCAGAGCTTATAAACTCTTACCCACCAAGCTTTAATGTGTTTGAAACATACGTTTCAACCATTAATAAAATTGTTAGAGAACACCTGAAATGGCTTCAGGAAAAAGTGACAGAAGCGAAGGACTGCTACGCTCttctgaattttattttgaacCAGTACCACAG TGAAAAGATGATGGGAAACACTTCCTTGCAGCCAGAATTAAAGGAGGACCTGAAAACTCTCAAACTAGAGGATGATTTTCTAGATAAGATCAAGAATGCATATTGTAATTACTTACAG GTAGATGTGAGATCATCTCTGGACAACATAATTAAGCTAGAGCATGATGAGAtgtggaaggaaaaaaataaaccacagaTTAATGAGGAACTTTACCTCTCTCACATTCACATGGACATCTTGATG AATATTAAAGGACCAATCCAGGCATCAAGTTTGCTTGATATGAACTTGGAGCACAGAGTTATTTGCTGCTACCTTAATGAGCTCAAGGAATTTCCAAAAAG GTTTGAGTCAGCCTTTGTACAATGGAACAAAACTCTTCTGGATCCCTCTCTATGGACTGCATATCATATTACATACATCAACAGCTTCAGAGACTTCAA AGAGAACATTGAAAGCTACAGACAGAAGTGCCCAAGTCAGGTAGAACAACTAAGCAAGGAGATAAATGGGCTGGTTAACAGACTGATGCACGCTCTTCTAGAGCATTTCAAAACTGACACTAAG CCTCttctgaagatgatgatgacaagGACGTGGATGTCCACTGAAGAAGACTTTAAAAAATTGTACAAGAGAATTGAAACGCTGTCTCAACAATGCAAACACATGTGTCCCCAATATGTACAG GAATTTGTGAGTGATGTGCATTACTTTGTGGTAAAGGAGTATATATCTCAGTTTATGAAGTATAACTACTCATGCAAAAACAGGAAGAATGAAAAAGCTGCTGCCACTGTAGGAGTGCAATGGGGTGAACTCTGTGAGCTGTTCCAGGAAATG AATTCTGTTCAAAACTGGCTCTATCCAGTAGGAGACCATCTGCAAAAGATCattggagagaaaaagagtgaaataAAGAATTACCTCCTGCCATTTCTTGATGAGTATCCGGATTTCAG CCAAAAGCATCTCTTGGCAGTACTGTATTTTCGTGGCATTAAACGGGGCAGGCAAAGACAGGTTATCCTGCAGAAGTTTTCTGACCTGCAGCAACGTGCCAGGAATGCTGGAAGTACAAAACATGCACTATTCAatgagatggaggtagcagcgAGCCCAGACTGCCTAGTCAATATgcctttctgttctttcttctAA